The Gemmatimonas aurantiaca T-27 DNA segment GCTGCGGCCACCAACGCATCGAGCTGCTCGGCCACATCGGCCACGAGGCGCCACATCACCGGCGGCCCAGCCACCTGCACACCAACCCATGGCGCTTCCGCGAGCGCCGTGCCCAGAATCTGCTGCAACTGCCCACCCGCGGAGGCCATGCGGTCACACACGTCGAGACGATCATGCCATTCGAGCACCGCACGTGCCGCCGCGAGTCCTGTCCCCTCTGACGCGGCAGTGGAGGAAATCCACGTGCGTCGCGCCGCATCCATCACATCGGCGCGTCCCACCACGGCGGCCAAGGGATAACCATTGGCCATCGCCTTGCCGAGTGTGGTGAGATCGGGCGTGACGTCACGCAGAGCCTGCACCCCACCGGTGCGCACACGAAAGGCGGTCTTCACCTCGTCGAAGATCAACACCGCCCCCACCCGTGTGGCTTCGTCGCGGGCCACCTGCAGCCACTCCAACGAGGCGATGTCATGCACCAGCGGCTCGATGATGATGGCCGCCGGTGCCGGCCCCAATGCGACGGCAGAACGCAACGCGAGCACGTCGTCGAACGGCACCCAGGTGACCGCATCCCGCACGTCCTGTGGCACACCGGCCGCATCGCTGCACCAGTCGAGCCAGCCGAAGTATCCGCAGGCAATGATGCGATCCCGATCGGTGGCGGTGCGGGCCAGACGCACGGCCGCTGCGGTGGCCTCGGCGCCGGTGCGCAGAAAGCGCACCTGCTCCGCGCACGGAATCACTTCGATGAGCCGTTCGGCCACCTCCACTTCCAATCGATGCGGCAGAATGGAGACGTTGCCCTGCAGCACGGTCTCGTGCACCGCCTGCGTGACAGACGGATCCGCGTATCCGATGCCCACCGCTCCCAGGGCCATGCCAAGATCGATGAAACGACGCCCATCGGTACTCCAGAGTGCGCACCCCTGGGCCCGTTCGAAATGCGTGGGCATGGCCGCATCGAACGCCCGCGTGCCATAGAGTGCCTCTGGGCGCTTGCTTCCTGTAGACGACCCGCCCGGGATGACATCGGCCGCACGAGCGCGCCACCCGTCATCGGGCAGTCCACCGAAAGCAATGCTGCGTGTCATGCGGCCGGTCCGTCGTCGGCCTGGCTGACCGTGACAGGATCAGCATCGATGTCCACGGCCGTGGTATCACCGTGCCCCACGGCTGCCAGTGCGCGTTGCACCGCCTGGCGTGTTTCCCGTTCGATGGTGCGCAACACTTCGATGCTGGCCGTGCGAATGAGCAGCAATTCCCGCTGATCGGGATTGGCACGGAAGACCAGCGACCGGAAGGTGCGCATCATCAGTTCTTCGTTGCGTGTCCCGAAGTACCGAATAGCGGTCAGCGCGTTGCGCATATCCGCAAAGGTGCGCTCGACATCGTCCTTGCTGGGCGAGCCGGCGGCGTGACGCGGCGGTGGCAGACGCTTGGTGGCATCGCCGGCCAGCATGTGGAGTTCGTACAGCGCCAGCAAGCAGGCCTGCGCGACGTTCAGCGAGAAGTGCTCGGTGGTCGGGATGGTGCAGATGGCGTTGGACCGATCGAGCGCCTCGTTGGGCAAGCCATGATCTTCGCGGCCGAACATGATGGCAACGCGACCCTGCTGGGCAAACTCGAGCAGGTCGACGGCCGCCGTGCGCGGCGTATGACGCTGCCACCGCGCCGCCTGGCGACGGCCGGAGAAGCCCACCACGTACACACAATCGGCGAGGGCTTCGTCGATGGTTTCGAAGTGCTGAATGCGCTCGACGATGTCCCGCGTGTCATGCGCAACCTGCTCGACGCGGTTGGGATCGTAGGGACAGGGGCGAATCAGGCGCAGATCGCGGACGCCCATGTTTTTCATGGCCCGCACCACACCGCCGATATTGATCGAATCCTGGGATTCGTACAGCACGACGGTGACGGCATTGAGGATCGAGTCGGTCATCTGCCCAAGATAGCACGTCCCGTCATCCGGGCGTCGTCCGTTCGGGCCCAGCCGACATTTCAAGGGCCGACTCGAACCGCAGTGTCACGGTGTCGCCGACCTGTTCCCGGTCTCCCCGCAGGTAGGCAAATCCACCGCCACCGGCCAGCGCGAGCTGACCGAGTCGGCGGGTGCGTCCAACGGCGGCCTCGTTGATGACCACCTGAAAACCGACTTCCGCGAGCGCATGCGACTCGGCCTGAAAGACGCGGGGCAATTCCCAGGCGATCTGCAACTGCCAGCCCTGCTCCAGACGACACCAACTGGTGGTGGGCGACGCACCCAACACCCCGGCGCGGCTGGCGGGGACCAGCGGCGTCACCCGGCAACGTCCGTCGGGGGTGGACAATGGCACCACCAGGCCCGCGTCCTGCCAGGTCCCGCCATCCGCGGTGACGTACCACTGCACACCGCTGACATTCACATCGGCGCGTTCGTTGTCGAGCGGATTGTCGGGTATCTCATCTTCCGCACCCGTGCCAAACAGCGCCGCTGTGTCACCCATGTGCATGCGCACTCGCACCACAAAGTGCGTCTGCGTGGTGGCCAGCAGGATCTGCGCGCGTGGCGCATGCGCATCGTGCCAGGGCTGCTCCGTCTGCCGATAGGCCGATTCACCCAACTCCAGCAGCCGTGCACCAAGCATCGGATCGGTAAGCCGCGGTATGCCCACCGTGGGTGAAGAGACCCGCGGCACGGCGAGCGCACCACGTGCCGCGATCGCGCCCGGCGTGAGGGCAGATCCGAAGCCCTCCTCGAGATCCGGCCCCTGGCCCGCCCTTCCCTGAGCGGGAGGCAATACATCGAGATCGATGCTGCTTCGGGCATGGCGAGCGGTCAGTCCGATCTGCCAACCGGTGTCGGTGGCGCGGTGCGCACTGATGGTGCCATCGGCCGTATGCACGTGCGCAACATCAGCACGATCCGGACCGATATGGGCGGGGTCGAAGCGAGGAAAACGCACGGCCGTCACGTGGGCCGGAGAGGCCGCCACAGGCCCATCAGCGGCCCAGGCCCAGACACCGACAATACAGCCCCGCGCGGCTTCAACCTCGAGCCAGTGGCGGGCCAGCGCCCGTGGCGTATCGGCGGGCTGCTCGGGCGAACGGTGCGAGGGCGCCAGCGGTGGAGCGGGTGCTTCCGCCCGCAGCACGCGCGCCGGCACGCTGGTGGCATACCAGGCTCGCGCGGCGGCCGTTGAGAGTGCGAACGGTGTGCCATCCCGACGCCAGGCATCGCCGTCCACATCACCGGCCTTGGACACCTGTTCGAGAAAATCGAATCCGTCTTCGAGTCCTCCGGCGCCGGCACGATCCACGGGTCGCCACGTGTGGACATCATGCACCTGTGCCTGCGCGGCAATGGGCAGCGAAAGGGTCACCACCCGATCGGCGTCCCATTCCAGCACATCCACCAGGTGACCATCACACACCACCACGGTGCGCGTAGCGGTTACGCCCGGAGCGAGTCCGTCGACGGTCTTGCGTATCCAACCTGCGCCACCACGATCTTCGAACGCCAGCAACGTGGCGGGTTGGCGTTGTTGTGATTGACCGTCGATCAGCGGTGCGTGATGGGCCAGCGTGCTGCGATACCAATGCAACCGGCGCTCCACATAGCTCCCGGTGCCGGGATCGTCCAGCAACCGATGCCCACCCGACTGCAACGTGAGCGCCAGCCGATCGGGATGCCCGTGGCCACCACCGGTTGCGCCGCCTTCGAGTGCGACGTACACACGCCCCGCGTCGCGCCGGATCACCGCGAGCCCCTGTGATGGCAGACACGCGCTGGTAGGCGGCATCGCGCCCGCAGCCACCTCCGTGTTGCTGGCCATGAGCAATGCGCGCCAGGAGAGGTCGGCGCGTGACAGGGAACCCGGCGGATCATGCCGTTCCGCATCAGCGGTGGAAAGCCGGCGCCCCGCTCGTGGCACGTCGTGCCCACCAAGCATCGGCGCGTAGAGGCGCGCGAGCCAGGCCGACAGTTCGCGCTGTGGGCGATGGGCCAGGCCGAGTTCGAGATACTCGGCCACCCGCCACTGCCTGATCGAGACCGCGTACTGCGAGTCCCGACGAGCCGGCAACGTTTCGTCGGGCAATACGCCCACGAAGGGCGCAGCAAACCCTCGATGAAAACGCGCGTCGAGATCGGCATGCAGGTCACGGCCCGTCGCCCGCATCCACTGCACACCGTACCAGAGACCCCGATGCGCAAACAGATGGTAGTTCTCGCCTTCGTACCAGCTTCCGTCGTCGAGCAGGCCGTGTTCGAGCAGCCATGGCAACGAACCGGACTTGTTCAGACGCGACGCGATATCGGATTCTCGGCCAAGCAGCGTCCAGGCACTCAGGATCGCGATCTCGTTCCACACCTGACGGTTGGAGCGGCCTTCGAAAAATCCCGCAATGAGTGCACTCGACGGATCGAGCAACCGGTCGCGTACCGTTCCGCCGATGTGCGTGCGTCCCGACGCCTCGAGCAAAGCCAGCGCATGCGCCACATTCAGCAACCAGATGGACTCGAGATAGGTGCTGAAAAACGGGCGCGAAGGGCCCAACACGTTGTCGCGATTCGGCCAACTGGTGTACTGCTCGGCCAACCGGCAAAGAATGGACTCCGCCAGATGGGCATGTGACGGTGCGCCGCGCAGCAGATGCAGCGCCGCGGCATGTACGGCCCGCTCCACCGTCCACAACTGCGCGTTCATGGCCCACCAGTCGTCATGCTCCTGCCCGACATAGGCCTGCCCACATCGGGAGCAGTGATGGTGATGCGGTTGCCACGGATCGAAGTCGAGCAGCACGCCATGCACCGGACACCGGCCACCACGGCGTGTGAGGCGCGCCTTCTGTGCGGGCACAGGCAGTTGCTCCCGCGCCAGCGCCTGTTCGAGCGGCTGCAACTCCGCAGCCAAACCATCGGCCAGAGCGGCCAGCGACTGTCCTGGGGTGACGGCGGCCCGTCGTTCATGCACGTCGAGCGGGAGCAATACACTCACTCGCGTGTCCACCGCGTCACCGACGTGAGCTCGCCGCGCAAATCCATCACCACGTGGTGCAGACGCCGCGAGCGCCCCTGAACGCCCCGGGCGTGATACAGCCACGCCACCGGCATGGAGGCTTGCAACGTGGAATCCACGACGCGCCATGCCACAGCAGCATCGACGGCTGAGGCGGTGCGCGCAGATGCCAGCGCCCGATCGAGCCCATCGTCGTGAAAGCCGGTGTAGTCGAGCGCACCGCCGCGCTGTGCCGAGGCAAACATCGCAGAAAGATGTCCGAGTGCGATATCTCCGGGAACGCCGGTCACGGCCATGTCGTAGGCCGCCTGCCCGGCCTTGTCCGCGGCACGGACCGTGGCAAGAAACGTGGCGAGTTCCATGACACGGATGTTCACGGTGATGCCCCGCTCGGCCAGATCCGCTTGCACTAGTTGCTCGACGGCCATGTCCCCGCTGCCAACGGTCAGCAACGTGATGGTGAATGGTGATCCCTGGCGTTGTCGCGTGCCGCCGGTACCGACGCGACGCCACCCGCTGGCGTCGAGCAGCGCGTCGGCACGTGTGAGCTGCTGCCGACGCGCGGCGGTGTCGGTGGCCGCGGCGGCGTTGCTCGAGAACGGCAAACCGGGAGGAATAGCGCCCGCTGCCGGAACTCCGTATCCGGCGACCGCTGCTTGCACCAGGCGCACACGATCGATGGACAGCGAAAGGGCCTCACGCACGCGCGCATCGTCGAACGGCGCGCGCGTGGTGTTGAACGCTAGCACTTGTGAGAACAACACCGGCGGTGTCATCAGGGTGAGCAAGGAGTCGCGCGCAACCAGATGCGCCATGGCCGGTGACACGCCCGCCAGATCGATTTCACCGCTCACGAGCCCCGCAAATTTGGTGGCTGCTTCGTCGACCACGGCCACGACCAGTCGCTGCAATTGTGGCGGCCCGCCCAGTGCGGTGGGGAATTCCGTGTTGCGCGCAAACTCCCACCGACGTCCCGGAGTGCGACTCACAAAACGGAACGGGCCGTTCCCCACCGGCGCCGTGGCAAAGGCATGCCCACGCCATCGCGCCCGGGGCACGGAATCGAGCAGATGCCGGGGAACAAGAGGCAGTTCGGCGAAGACCACCGGCAACACCGACTGCGGTGCGGTGAACTCCACGCGCACGGTCAGGCTGTCCAGCACGGCCACATGACGCACGATGCCGACATCGCCACGGCGCGGTGAGCCCAGCGCCGAATCCGCAGCGGCGTCCAAGGTGAAGGCCACATCCGCCGCTGTGGTGGGCACGCCATCGTGCCAGCGCAGTCCGGGCGCCAGCGAAAACTCCACGGCCTGCTGATCCGTATCCCAGCGCCAACGCTGGGCAGCGTACGGCACGGGTTGCAACGCACTGTCCAGACGCACCAGCGTGACAAACAGCGCGTGGCGCTGCAGTTGCCTGGACAACGGATGGATGGTGACCAGCGGATTGCCCGACTCGAGATCACTGCCCGATGCCATCACCACCGTGCCCGGAGCGCGTGTCGGGGCACCGCAGGCCGCAAGTAGACACACGACCAGCGTCAGGGCATACCGGCCTGCCCGCATGCCATGGCCGAACAATCCCGCCCCACGGGTTGACGTACCGGTGCCCGGTGCGATCATCCTGCCGTGCGCCGATTCTCGCTGCGCGTCTTCGATGCGCTCGTGCTGCTCTGGCTCGTCATCACGTTCACCTTCGCGCTGATCCACCTCGCGCCGGGTGATCCGGCGACGTTGCTTGTGGCGCCCACAGCATCGGCCGAAGAAACGGCGCGATTGCGAGCACAGTTCGGGCTGGATGCCCCGCTGCCGATCCAATATGCGCGCTGGGTGGGCGGTGTGCTGACCGGTGACCTTGGCGAGAGTCTCACGCGCGCGATCCCGGTCACCACCGTCATCGCCGAAGCGCTGCCGGTGTCATTGTTTCTGGGCGGCGTTTCTGTGCTGCTCACGTTCCTCGTAGGCACGATGTTTGGGGTCTGGCAGGCCCTGCGTGCTCGTGCGCTCGCCGATCGGCTGCTTTCCGTGGTGGGGACGGTGCTGTATTCCGCGCCGAGTTTCTGGCTGGCGCTGGCGCTGGTCACCCTGTTCACGTCGGGGGCCGTATGGCTGGAAGCCCCGGCCTGGCTCCGTTTGCCGGCGTTTGGCATGCAGGACCCGGGAGCGGTGGAATCGACCTGGTCCGATCGATGGCGCCACGCGGTGTTGCCGCTGATCGTGCTCAGCGTTCCCGGCATTGCGGGTGTGACCCGATATGCCAGGCAGAGCTTTCGCGACGCCGCACTCGCTCCTCATGTGACAAGTGCCGTGGCGCGCGGTCTGTCCGCGCCGCGCGTGGAGTGGCACCACATCGTGCGCAATGCGCTCACACCGCTGGTGGTGCTGTTCGGGCTCACCTTGCCGGGCGTGATCGCCGGTTCGGTTTTTGTGGAGCAGGTCTTTGCGTGGCCCGGTCTCGGGCGCACGATGCTCACCGCCATCGCGGGTCGCGACTACCCGGTCGTTCTGGGCCTCACAGTGGTGTATGCGGCGGCAGTGATTCTTTCGAATCTGCTCGCCGACACGCTGCTGTGGTGGCTGGATCCGCGGCAGCGGGAGTCGGCCCGATGACGAGATCGCGCAACGCCAGACACATGCTCGCGGCCCTGCGCACTGCGGATCGCCGCGTATTGTTTGGCGGCATCACGCTGACCGCGATGGTCGTGTTGGCCATCATCGTGCCGTTGTTTGCCCCGGCATCGACCGGCAGCATCGGTGATGTCATTGCCACACGACTGGTGCCACCACTCGGCCGTGATGCCTTGGGGCACTGGCATCTGTTGGGCACCGATGCCTTCGGTCGTGATCTGTTCGTGCGCCTGTGGGTGGGCGCACGCATCTCGCTCGCGGTCGCGGTGGCGGGATCGGCGCTGTCCGGTGTCATCGGCATCGCCCTCGGCGCAGTGGCCGGTTGGCGTGCGGGCTGGTTCGATCGCGTGATCTCGGCGGCGGGCGATGCACTGCTGGCCATCCCGCGTCTCGTGTTGCTGCTGGTGATCGCCGCGCTGTGGGGCCCTGGCCTCTGGGTGGTGATCGTGGTGCTGGGGCTCACCGGATGGATGGCGGTGATGCGCCTGGGCCGTGCCGAGGTGCAGCAGGTCCGTCAACAATCGTACGTGGAAGGTGCCGACGCGCTGGGGGTGCCGTCGTGGCGGGTACTCGCCCGGCATGTGTTGCCCAATGCCGTGGGGAGCGCCACGGTGGCGATCACGCTGGGTGTGGGCAATGCCATCGTGCTCGAGAGTGGTCTGTCGTTCCTCGGTCTGGGTGTGCAGCCACCCACAGCCAGTTGGGGCAACATGATCGCCGGCGGCCGGGAATGGCTGCTGACGGCACCATGGATTGCATTGACACCGGGCCTGCTGCTCATCGCCACAGTGGTGGCTTGCACGATGCTTGGCGAAGGGCTCAGCGAGTCACGCACCACGAGTGTGCGTGACGATGACACCCGCACCATCAATCTCAGTGATCGAGGTCGTCTGCGCGCCGCACCCTGAGCGTCATCACGTCACGGGGCGCCACCTGCAATGCGATGTGTCGGCTGACCAGCATGCCCTCGGTGGCACTGCCACGCACGGCATCTTCGGGCCCCAAAAGCGATTCGTCGAGACGGCAGCGCGACACCTGCCATGGTCCGGAGTCGGGCAGTTCCCATGCCCCCTCCGCGTGGTGGTCCGACAGATTCACCACGCGCAACACGATGGCCTGTTCGTCGACCGACGAGACGGTGACGGCCGACGCTTCGAGCGATGCACCGTGCAACCGAGGACCGGCCTGACAGACCGTGCCAGCATCCGACTCGTAGTCGGGCCACGACTCGCCGGTGAGCGGCAGCAACACATCGTCGGCGGCATCACGAATGCCGGCAATGGTATGCTCATCCCACCCGCCAGACAGGAGCAGCGCGACTTGTGCCCGAAAGGCTCCCGCGGCCTGTGCTGCCGGAACAGGAGCCGGCCACCCCGCATGACCGGGCCGCTCCGGCAAGTCGGCGCGCGACAATGCGCCCACCGCGCGCAGCAGTGTCAGGGCCATGCGCGAAGCCCCGACCTCATACTCGGCCAGGCCATCGGCAATCATCACCGCACTGGCCGCAGGCGCAACATGCGCCACCCAGCGATGCATCGGTTCACCAGCGGGTACGGTCTCCACCAATGTGTCCGTGCGTGATTCGGCGGGCGGTGGTGTTTGGGTCGGCACACGAGGCGCCATCCCTCGATGAACCGGCCCGAAGGCGGCGTCGGCCATCACGGCACCCGACGCGATGTCGGTATGCCACACGAATTGCAGACGGTGATCACGGCGCGTATTGCGGCCGCGCACCTGACAGCGCAGCAATGCCTCACCGGCCTGCAATGACACCGTGGTATCGGCGCGGATATCACCAGCGGCCGATCGCCATGCGATGCGCACACTCCCACGCAGTGGACCCTCTTCGACGAGGTCACAGCGCGTGGGAATCAGGACCTCTGTCACGCCGCGGAGTGCGGGGGTGTAGCTGTCGCCAACATCCTGACGCGATTCGAGTGTGAGTAGCTGTTCGAGGTGCCGTGCACCGTGACGCAACGACAACCGCAGTCGGGAGCCGCGCAGCCCCCTCTGGTCCGCATCATCGAACACGGCCTGCAGCGAGACGATGGAATTGTCGATCAGGATGGTGGTCGTTGCGCCATCCGTGTGTGACCGAGTGTGTACCAGGGATGGCATCGAGGTGTGCTCGTTGCCATTGGGCGGTGCCGACAGATCCTGCAGCGCCACCCCCCATGCGGGCATCGGTGGCACCCACACCAACGTGCGCTGGCGCCGTACGAGGTCGTTGTCCGGATAGTGCTGGGGTGACTCCCGTCGACGGTACTCGGCAGCCACCGACACGGGCTGCATCAGCCAGCCTGCCGCGGTGAGTGCCGGCGTCCCCGGGAGCACCACAGGCATGGAGGCATTTCCACTGCCCGGCCCTACGGGTACGTCACCCACGACCTCGATGAGATCGACCACCGCCACACCACCACGCGGGCGGGCGCTTCGATTGCGCAATACCAGCCGCCGCCAGTCGAATGTGGCCACGCGACGTCGCGCACTCACGGCATCGTGTCCCATCACCAGATGCAACGCGGCCTCACGCAGACCGCGACCGGCGCTCGCCACCTGCTCCTGCCGATGGTCCATCGCACGGGCCACTTCATCGATCGAACACCCGCACAATGTGTCGTGCGGATGGGTCTCCAACAACGTTTCCCATGCGTGGTGCAGCAGGTCGGGAAGCTGCACCATGGTGATACGTCCATCGGACGCCGCCGTCGACCGGTCGGGCCGTTCGTGCGCCTGAAGCCGAGCCAGCGCCAACCACGGTTCCACATCGCGCAACAGTCCACGCTCGAGACGTGCGTTCTGTCGTTTCTGATGCGCACGCGTTGCCAACGTGCCGCCCAAGGTCCACGTGTAGCCGTACGAGTCGCGCAGCTCTCCCTGCGCCGTGGGGATCGGCTCTCTCCGCGCGGCGACGGCGTCGCGGAAATGCGCTGCCCACGACGACAACGAGACCGCGTCCACATGAACGCCAGAACCGGCAGCCTCCTGCAAGACTGCAAGTGCCTGGTCCAGATCGGGCTGTCGAGCGTGATGGTCCGCGCCATTGAGCAGCAGCGTCACCCCGATACGATTCCGCACGGCATACAGTGATGCCAATCGCGCCCATCGGGCCCGCGCCGCCTCGGCATCGACCGGGAGCGCACTGCCGTATTCGTAGCCGTCGGGCGGGAGATGGCAGGTGGCAACATGGTCTCCATTGGGAGCCGCCCACGAGAAGGCGTCTTCCTGCGGCCCATCTTTGCTACCGGCTCCGCGCCACACGACGGCGACCGACAACCCGAAACCGCGGGCAATGAGTGGCATCGCGGCCGGGTGGCCAAAGGTGTCCGGGCAATAGGCCACGGCCGGCGCCGACGTCCCCAGCGCCGTCAGCACCCGCCGCCCGGCTTCCAGGTTGCGAACGATGGCCTCTCCCGAGGGGATGAGGTTGTCCCCCAACACAAACCAGGGGCCGGCCTCGATGCGCCCCGCGCTGAGGGCCTGCCGCAGCGCCTCTCGTTGACCCGTCCGCCGAACGAGATAGTCACGCAGGGTGATGGCCTGCCCATCGAGCAGGAACGGTGCTCGGTCGACCGTCGTAGCGGGCGGCAGGAGCAAGGCGTCGATCAACGCGGTCAGCCGCTGAGCAAACCGGTCGACGCCATGATACCACTCACGATCCCAGTGTGTGTGGGACACCACACACACCCGCAGGACGCAGCCCGGAGAGTCGGCAGCAACAGTCACCCGGGCAAGCTACCTTGACGCGTCGCCCATGGGCCAGCCGTCTCCTGCCCCCAAGGTGTTCGGGCCCCGGCCATGGTTGACCACGACATGGCGTCCGTCGAGCTTTCACCCGGCAACGATCATTTCCCGCCCCACACGGATCCGCGATTGGAATTTCTCACCGACTTCTATCATCGACTGCGTGACCTGCCTGCCCTGGTGCAATGGGCGGGCTATGTCGGTCTCACACTGATCATCTTCGCCGAAACGGGGCTGCTGATCGGCTTTTTCCTGCCCGGTGATTCCCTGTTGGTGACCGCAGGATTGCTGGCGGCTGACCCCGCTTTTGGACTCAATGTCTGGCTGCTGGGCGCCATCCTCACCGTGGCCGCCATCGTGGGCGACACTGTGGGGTACAACGTCGGCAAGACAGCGGGTCCCCACATCTTCAATCGCGAGAACTCGCTGTTTTTTCACAAGGACCACCTGCTGCGCGCGCAGGCGTTCTACGAGAAACATGGCGGGAAGACCATCATCATCGCGCGCTTCATGCCCATCGTGCGCACCTTTGCGCCGGTGGTCGCGGGCGTTGGTCGCATGGAGTATCGTGCATTTCTGATCTACAACATCGTCGGTGGCGTGCTCTGGATCTGGAGCATGCTGCTGACGGGATGGATCCTGGCTCGCACTGTGCCCGCCGTGGCGCAGCATGTCGAGAAGGTGATTCTGGTCGTGGTGTTTCTTTCCATCCTGCCGGGCATCATTGCCTGGATGCGGGAACGTGCCAAGTCCAAGGCGGCGGCCTGAGGTCGTCGTTGCGTCGTCGCAGTCCAACTTCGTTTATACCACTCTGGAGATTCTGAGATGGCTCATACCCTGCCCGCGTTGCCGTACGCGCCCGAAGCGCTCGAGCCGCACATCGACGCGCAGACGATGAACATTCATCATGGCAAGCACCATCAGGCGTACGTCACCAACCTGAATGCCGCCATCGAAAAGGCACCGGAGCTTGCCTCCTGGTCGTTGGATGACCTCTGCCGTCGCATCAACGAAGTGCCGGAAGCGGTGCGCACCGCCGTGCGCAACAATGGCGGCGGACACTGGAATCACTCGCTCTTCTGGGAACTCATGGCGCCGAAGGCCGGCGGTGAGCCGACGGGTGAGCTGGGCGCCGCCATCACCAAGGCGTTCGGTTCGTTCTCCGCATTCAAGGAGCAGTTCCAGGCGGCTGGCATGGGCCGCTTCGGCTCCGGCTGGGCGTGGCTGGTCTCCACCGATGGCGCGCTGTCCATCGTGAGCACGCCGAACCAGGACAACCCACTCATGGAAGGCAAGCACGCCCTGCTCGGCGTGGACGTGTGGGAACACGCCTACTACCTCCACTACCAGAACCGTCGCGCGGACTACCTCGGCGCCTGGTGGAACGTGGTGAACTGGAGCGCGGTCGCGAAGCGCTACGCCGCCAAGTAAGGCACTCACGTCGTTGCGAAGGCCCCCGTCTCCTGTGCGAGACGGGGGCCTTCGTTTTGTACTCGTGTCAGGTGGTGCTCAGGCCGCGGCGGGCGTGTCCTCGGCCGGACGACGGGAACTCTGCAACAGCGTGAAGGCGGTGTACGCCACGACAATCACCACCAGCCACCGCAGCGCCGTGAGCGGCAGTGATTTCACAATGAACGCGGCCACCAGCACGGCGGGCACACCACCGATGATGATGCTGACCACGGCGCGCAGATCCACCTTGCCGAGGCGCAGGAAACGCGCCG contains these protein-coding regions:
- a CDS encoding VTT domain-containing protein — protein: MVDHDMASVELSPGNDHFPPHTDPRLEFLTDFYHRLRDLPALVQWAGYVGLTLIIFAETGLLIGFFLPGDSLLVTAGLLAADPAFGLNVWLLGAILTVAAIVGDTVGYNVGKTAGPHIFNRENSLFFHKDHLLRAQAFYEKHGGKTIIIARFMPIVRTFAPVVAGVGRMEYRAFLIYNIVGGVLWIWSMLLTGWILARTVPAVAQHVEKVILVVVFLSILPGIIAWMRERAKSKAAA
- a CDS encoding ABC transporter permease, producing the protein MTRSRNARHMLAALRTADRRVLFGGITLTAMVVLAIIVPLFAPASTGSIGDVIATRLVPPLGRDALGHWHLLGTDAFGRDLFVRLWVGARISLAVAVAGSALSGVIGIALGAVAGWRAGWFDRVISAAGDALLAIPRLVLLLVIAALWGPGLWVVIVVLGLTGWMAVMRLGRAEVQQVRQQSYVEGADALGVPSWRVLARHVLPNAVGSATVAITLGVGNAIVLESGLSFLGLGVQPPTASWGNMIAGGREWLLTAPWIALTPGLLLIATVVACTMLGEGLSESRTTSVRDDDTRTINLSDRGRLRAAP
- a CDS encoding superoxide dismutase is translated as MAHTLPALPYAPEALEPHIDAQTMNIHHGKHHQAYVTNLNAAIEKAPELASWSLDDLCRRINEVPEAVRTAVRNNGGGHWNHSLFWELMAPKAGGEPTGELGAAITKAFGSFSAFKEQFQAAGMGRFGSGWAWLVSTDGALSIVSTPNQDNPLMEGKHALLGVDVWEHAYYLHYQNRRADYLGAWWNVVNWSAVAKRYAAK